One window of Brevibacterium pigmentatum genomic DNA carries:
- a CDS encoding SPFH domain-containing protein yields the protein MTQNPQQPGQQPNRSSNPNLDRGPVPSGDPSTHIQTGHSQPASYPGAEAVTNPNGHYGSQGAQSGAIGGSGSTTQYGPPAGAQANTGAPPHHGEGTPLPPAPQSRRTTRQSSGSGPRPNTGSGPAPSQAPDNGPRRTAAQSQHSSPGSPGPGRPNSAPTRIVSPDGEQAREKPAGGVSGYFATVGAIVLLLLAVLLGIVGFVMTFAQVVVGVVLIIVAVLSFIASMFLFKGCTSVAPGHAVVLQLYGKYVGTVRQSGLRFVNPFYTKDQISTRIRNHETSTLKVNDLDGNPIEIGAVVVWQVRDTAQAMFEVDDFEEFVAIQAETAVRHIANSYAYDSSDPRRMSLRDNADEITSRLSDEVAARVMAAGVTIIESRITQLAYAPEIARAMLQRQQATAVVAARQLIVEGAVGMVETAIEEIEGRQIVKLGQTERSDLVSNLMIVLCGDQAAQPTISTTRNQQSAG from the coding sequence ATGACTCAGAACCCTCAGCAGCCAGGTCAGCAGCCGAATCGCTCATCGAATCCGAACCTTGATCGCGGCCCGGTCCCCAGCGGTGATCCGAGCACTCATATCCAGACCGGCCACAGTCAGCCCGCGTCCTATCCCGGCGCCGAGGCGGTGACGAATCCCAATGGTCACTATGGTTCGCAGGGCGCACAGTCCGGGGCGATCGGCGGTTCGGGATCGACGACCCAGTATGGTCCGCCTGCCGGTGCTCAGGCGAACACCGGTGCCCCGCCGCACCACGGTGAGGGCACCCCTCTGCCCCCGGCACCACAGAGTCGTCGTACCACCAGGCAGAGTTCCGGTTCGGGTCCGAGGCCGAACACCGGTTCTGGGCCCGCCCCGTCGCAGGCACCCGACAACGGCCCCCGACGCACCGCTGCACAGTCGCAGCACTCCTCCCCTGGCTCCCCCGGTCCCGGTCGGCCGAACTCTGCCCCCACACGCATCGTCTCCCCCGATGGCGAGCAGGCCCGAGAGAAGCCGGCAGGCGGAGTCTCGGGCTACTTCGCCACCGTCGGTGCCATCGTCCTGCTGCTCCTCGCGGTGCTCCTCGGAATCGTCGGCTTCGTCATGACGTTCGCCCAGGTCGTCGTCGGCGTCGTTCTCATCATCGTCGCCGTTCTGTCCTTCATCGCATCGATGTTCCTGTTCAAGGGCTGCACCTCGGTGGCGCCCGGACACGCCGTCGTCCTCCAGCTCTACGGCAAATACGTCGGGACGGTCAGGCAGTCGGGTCTGCGGTTCGTCAACCCCTTCTACACGAAGGACCAGATCTCCACGCGCATCCGCAATCATGAGACCTCGACGCTGAAGGTCAACGACCTCGATGGCAATCCGATCGAGATCGGTGCCGTGGTCGTCTGGCAGGTCAGGGACACAGCGCAGGCGATGTTCGAGGTCGATGACTTCGAGGAGTTCGTCGCGATCCAGGCCGAGACCGCTGTTCGCCACATCGCGAACTCCTATGCCTACGATTCCTCGGATCCGCGCCGCATGTCGCTGCGTGACAATGCCGACGAGATCACCTCGCGACTCTCCGACGAGGTCGCAGCCCGAGTCATGGCAGCGGGAGTGACGATCATCGAATCGCGCATCACCCAATTGGCCTATGCTCCGGAGATCGCCCGTGCCATGCTCCAACGCCAGCAGGCCACTGCCGTCGTCGCTGCTCGCCAGCTCATCGTCGAAGGAGCCGTCGGCATGGTGGAGACGGCGATCGAGGAGATCGAAGGACGTCAGATCGTCAAGCTCGGACAGACCGAACGCAGCGACCTCGTGTCCAACCTGATGATCGTCCTCTGCGGTGATCAGGCGGCGCAGCCGACCATCAGCACCACCCGCAATCAGCAGTCGGCAGGCTGA
- a CDS encoding alanine/glycine:cation symporter family protein encodes MNSLHITAAPVSPVDDAINSWFDPIATWFGSIIFFPITIGELSFPFVVLWLIFAALAFTVYFGVIQARGVKLSLEIIRGKFSSKSDPGEVTHFQALASALSGTVGLGNIAGVGVAIALGGPGATFWMIVAGLLGMCTKFVECTLGVKYREIDENGVVHGGPFKYLPVAFRRFGKPVASVLTGLFAIAILIFGVVGGGMFQANQTFAQVRTATGGDDGLLAGPFASLIFGLIFAALVALVILGGIRSIAKVTDKLVPGMAIFYVVSCLLVLGLNFSNIPAAIGEIFAGAFNPQGVAGGIVGVMIIGFQRSAFSNEAGIGSAPIAHSAVKTRRPISEGFVALLEPFIDTVIVCTMTALTIIVANQASYRNDLGEGEIGGVALASDAFSTVASWYPILLAVAVALFAFSTLITWAYYGEQAWGFLFGRAKASVTVFRTLVCVFVVIGCVATFSKVVEFADAALFMCAFINILGLYMLMPVVKKEMKKYLADRKAGTLNDPDTADAVPVEEPA; translated from the coding sequence ATGAATAGTCTTCACATCACAGCCGCGCCGGTCTCTCCGGTCGACGATGCCATCAATTCCTGGTTCGATCCGATCGCGACGTGGTTCGGCAGCATCATCTTCTTCCCGATCACCATCGGCGAGCTCTCGTTTCCGTTCGTCGTCCTGTGGCTGATCTTCGCGGCACTGGCCTTCACCGTCTACTTCGGAGTCATACAGGCCCGCGGAGTGAAGCTGTCGCTCGAGATCATCCGCGGCAAGTTCTCCTCGAAGTCCGACCCGGGCGAAGTCACCCACTTCCAGGCCCTGGCGTCCGCCCTGTCGGGAACCGTGGGGCTGGGCAATATTGCGGGTGTCGGCGTGGCTATCGCGCTCGGCGGTCCCGGCGCCACCTTCTGGATGATCGTCGCCGGACTGCTCGGCATGTGCACGAAGTTCGTCGAATGCACGCTCGGTGTGAAATACCGTGAGATCGACGAGAACGGTGTCGTCCATGGCGGGCCGTTCAAATACCTGCCCGTGGCCTTCCGCCGTTTCGGCAAGCCGGTGGCATCTGTTCTCACCGGGCTCTTCGCGATCGCCATCCTCATCTTCGGCGTCGTCGGCGGCGGAATGTTCCAGGCGAACCAGACCTTCGCTCAGGTGCGCACAGCCACCGGCGGAGACGACGGACTCCTCGCCGGCCCCTTCGCCTCACTCATCTTCGGACTCATCTTCGCCGCCCTCGTCGCCCTGGTGATCCTCGGGGGAATCCGCTCGATCGCGAAGGTCACCGACAAGCTCGTTCCCGGAATGGCCATCTTCTACGTCGTGTCCTGTCTCCTCGTCCTCGGACTCAACTTCTCGAACATCCCGGCCGCCATCGGTGAGATCTTCGCCGGTGCGTTCAACCCGCAGGGTGTGGCCGGCGGCATCGTCGGCGTCATGATCATCGGGTTCCAACGTTCGGCGTTCTCCAACGAGGCCGGCATCGGCTCGGCTCCGATCGCCCACTCCGCGGTCAAGACGCGGCGCCCGATCTCGGAGGGATTCGTCGCACTCCTCGAGCCCTTCATCGATACCGTGATCGTGTGCACCATGACCGCACTGACGATCATCGTGGCCAACCAGGCCTCGTACCGCAATGACCTCGGCGAGGGTGAGATCGGCGGCGTCGCACTCGCTTCCGATGCGTTCTCCACCGTCGCATCCTGGTACCCGATCCTCCTGGCTGTCGCGGTCGCGCTCTTCGCGTTCTCCACCCTCATCACCTGGGCTTACTACGGAGAACAGGCCTGGGGCTTCCTATTCGGCCGGGCGAAGGCAAGCGTCACCGTATTCCGCACCCTGGTCTGCGTCTTCGTCGTCATCGGCTGTGTCGCCACCTTCTCGAAGGTCGTCGAATTCGCCGATGCGGCCCTGTTCATGTGTGCCTTCATCAACATCCTCGGCCTCTACATGCTCATGCCGGTCGTCAAGAAGGAGATGAAGAAGTACCTCGCCGACCGCAAGGCAGGCACCCTCAACGATCCGGACACCGCCGACGCTGTCCCGGTCGAAGAGCCCGCCTGA
- a CDS encoding chorismate mutase, with product MDENRDDRTRAVERLQELRGSIDNIDASLVHLLAERFKLTERVGELKADHGLPPADESREARQVARLRELAEESHLDPEFAEKFLAFIVAEVIRRHERIAESRES from the coding sequence GTGGATGAGAACAGAGACGACAGAACACGCGCAGTCGAACGGCTGCAGGAGCTGCGGGGCAGCATCGACAACATCGATGCCTCCCTCGTCCATCTTCTGGCCGAGCGCTTCAAACTCACCGAACGCGTCGGCGAGCTCAAAGCCGACCATGGTCTGCCTCCAGCCGATGAGTCCCGGGAGGCCCGGCAGGTCGCCCGGCTGCGGGAACTCGCCGAGGAGTCCCACCTGGATCCCGAGTTCGCGGAGAAGTTCCTGGCGTTCATCGTCGCCGAGGTCATCCGTCGGCACGAACGCATCGCGGAGTCGCGCGAGAGCTGA
- the rplU gene encoding 50S ribosomal protein L21: protein MVYAIVRAGGHQEKVSVGDIITVNRMKAKAGDSVELDAVLLVDGETVTTDADALAKVSVSAEVAGELRGPKIVIQKYKNKTGYKKRQGHRQDLTRLKITNIK, encoded by the coding sequence ATGGTCTACGCCATCGTCCGCGCCGGAGGCCACCAGGAAAAGGTGAGCGTCGGCGACATCATCACAGTCAACCGAATGAAGGCGAAGGCTGGAGACAGCGTCGAACTCGATGCCGTACTTCTTGTCGACGGTGAGACGGTCACGACCGATGCCGACGCTCTGGCGAAGGTCTCGGTCAGCGCTGAGGTCGCCGGTGAACTCCGCGGTCCCAAGATTGTGATCCAGAAGTACAAGAATAAGACCGGGTACAAGAAGCGTCAGGGCCACCGCCAGGACCTCACCCGTCTGAAGATCACGAACATCAAGTAA
- the rpmA gene encoding 50S ribosomal protein L27, with product MASKKGVSSTRNGRDSNPQYLGVKRFGGQAVKAGEIIVRQRGTKFHPGANVGRGGDDTLFALTAGAVEFGTRNGRKIVNIVGA from the coding sequence ATGGCAAGCAAAAAGGGAGTCAGCTCGACCCGCAACGGTCGCGACTCGAACCCACAGTACCTCGGCGTGAAGCGCTTCGGCGGCCAGGCCGTCAAGGCCGGCGAGATCATCGTCCGCCAGCGCGGAACCAAGTTCCATCCCGGAGCCAATGTCGGCCGTGGAGGAGACGATACCCTCTTCGCTCTGACTGCCGGCGCCGTGGAATTCGGCACCCGCAACGGTCGCAAGATCGTCAACATCGTCGGAGCCTGA
- the obgE gene encoding GTPase ObgE, with translation MATEFVDRVTVHLAAGAGGNGCASIRREKFKPLGGPDGADGGNGGNIIFRVDRQTTTLLPLHHRPHVRADDGGIGKGDLRHGADGRDLIVAVPEGTVVKNTNGDVIADLIEDGTEFTAAAGGRGGLGNAALASTKRKAPGFALLGEPGQSLSLVLELKTIADIALVGYPSAGKSSLIAALSAAKPKIADYPFTTLVPNLGVVQAGDTRYTVADVPGLIPGASEGKGLGLEFLRHVERCAGLVHVIDMATWEPGRDPVSDLTIIESELAAYAVDLDDGSGLLPLSDRPKLVALNKVDIPDGRDLADIVRPDLEAAGYRVFEISAVSHAGLRELSFAMAELVLAERERRAELEATPQRIVIRPKAVDDRGFEVRSERSSDGPLFRVLGDKPRRWVQQTDFGNDEAVGYLADRLEHLGVEEALFKAGAKPGDTIVVGGDDGVVFDWDPTTVGGAELLGSRGSDARLDEDARATRKERKAAYHEKMDAKAATRAEFEQERLAERAHRESSQGAPATRSAEGADEE, from the coding sequence ATGGCCACCGAGTTCGTAGACCGTGTCACCGTTCACCTCGCCGCAGGCGCAGGTGGGAACGGGTGTGCCTCGATCAGGCGTGAGAAGTTCAAACCGCTCGGCGGTCCCGACGGCGCCGACGGCGGCAACGGCGGGAACATCATCTTCCGCGTCGACCGTCAGACCACGACGCTGCTTCCTCTCCATCACCGTCCGCATGTGCGTGCCGACGACGGGGGAATCGGCAAGGGCGATCTGCGGCACGGCGCCGATGGACGAGACCTCATCGTCGCCGTGCCCGAAGGCACGGTCGTGAAGAACACCAACGGCGATGTCATCGCCGACCTCATCGAGGACGGTACCGAGTTCACCGCCGCTGCCGGAGGCCGCGGCGGACTCGGCAATGCCGCGCTGGCATCGACGAAGCGCAAGGCCCCCGGCTTCGCGCTCCTCGGGGAGCCAGGGCAGAGCCTCAGCCTCGTCCTCGAACTCAAGACGATCGCCGATATCGCCCTCGTGGGTTACCCATCGGCGGGCAAATCAAGCCTCATTGCCGCGCTTTCTGCCGCGAAGCCGAAGATCGCCGACTACCCGTTCACGACGCTCGTGCCCAACCTCGGGGTCGTCCAGGCCGGGGACACGCGCTACACGGTCGCTGATGTTCCGGGACTCATTCCCGGCGCATCGGAGGGCAAGGGACTCGGCCTCGAGTTCCTCCGCCACGTCGAACGCTGCGCCGGTCTCGTCCATGTCATCGACATGGCCACCTGGGAGCCCGGACGCGATCCCGTCTCCGACCTCACGATCATCGAATCCGAGCTCGCCGCCTATGCCGTCGACCTCGATGACGGCAGCGGACTCCTGCCGCTCTCCGATCGCCCGAAGCTCGTGGCGCTGAACAAGGTCGATATTCCCGACGGCCGAGATCTCGCCGATATCGTCCGTCCCGACCTCGAGGCCGCGGGCTACCGGGTCTTCGAGATCTCAGCCGTCAGCCATGCCGGTCTCCGGGAGCTCTCGTTCGCCATGGCCGAACTCGTGCTCGCCGAACGGGAACGTCGCGCCGAGCTCGAAGCGACACCGCAGCGCATCGTCATCCGTCCGAAGGCCGTCGACGATCGCGGCTTCGAAGTCCGTTCCGAACGATCCTCCGACGGACCGCTCTTCCGTGTGCTCGGCGACAAGCCTCGGCGATGGGTGCAGCAGACGGACTTCGGCAACGACGAAGCAGTCGGCTACCTGGCCGACCGGCTCGAACACCTCGGCGTCGAAGAGGCGCTGTTCAAGGCCGGTGCCAAACCCGGTGACACGATCGTCGTCGGCGGAGACGACGGTGTCGTCTTCGACTGGGACCCCACGACCGTCGGCGGTGCCGAGCTGCTGGGCTCCCGCGGATCGGACGCCCGACTCGACGAGGATGCGCGAGCCACACGCAAGGAGCGCAAGGCGGCCTATCACGAGAAGATGGACGCGAAGGCCGCGACGCGGGCCGAGTTCGAACAGGAGCGCTTGGCCGAACGCGCTCACCGCGAGAGCAGCCAGGGTGCGCCCGCGACGCGGTCTGCTGAGGGAGCCGACGAGGAGTGA
- the proB gene encoding glutamate 5-kinase: MSAAVQAGSSAASVRNDIAHARRVVVKVGSSSLTTIDGGLDEAKLIALTDVIGAHRSAGHEVILVSSGAIAAGLEPMGLKKRPRDLASQQAAAGVGQGLLMAAYTRALGRYDLVPGQVLLSADDLIRRTQYKNAQRAIDKLLALGTLPVVNENDAVATEEIRFGDNDRLAALVAHLAHADALVLLSDVDALYSGPPDLPGSRLIDRVHGPSDLDDLAIGGVGTAGTGTGGMATKVDAAIMVADSGIPAVLTSAPQAASALSGEAVGTYFAVTHKRRGTRLLWLRHLARTFGTVTIDRGAETAVLSRGTSLLAAGVTACSGNFEAGDPVEIRNLDDAVIARGMTNFSSDELPLMFRSTTEELGTRLGNDYRKEVIHRNDLVLTQVSGGR; this comes from the coding sequence GTGAGCGCCGCGGTTCAGGCGGGCTCCTCCGCAGCGTCCGTGCGTAACGACATCGCCCACGCCCGCCGTGTCGTCGTCAAGGTCGGTTCGTCCTCTCTGACGACGATCGACGGCGGACTCGACGAGGCCAAACTCATCGCCCTGACCGATGTCATCGGGGCTCACCGGTCGGCCGGTCACGAAGTCATCCTCGTATCCTCCGGAGCGATCGCGGCGGGGCTGGAGCCGATGGGGCTGAAGAAGCGTCCCCGTGATCTGGCCAGCCAGCAGGCAGCCGCTGGGGTCGGTCAGGGACTGCTCATGGCCGCATACACGCGCGCTCTGGGACGCTACGATCTCGTTCCCGGTCAGGTTCTGCTCAGCGCCGATGATCTGATCCGGCGCACCCAGTACAAGAACGCGCAGCGTGCCATCGACAAGCTCCTGGCCCTGGGCACACTGCCCGTCGTCAACGAGAACGACGCCGTGGCCACTGAGGAGATCCGCTTCGGTGACAACGACCGATTGGCGGCGCTCGTCGCCCACTTGGCTCACGCCGATGCGCTCGTGCTGCTGTCCGATGTCGACGCTCTCTACTCCGGGCCTCCCGACCTGCCCGGCTCCCGGCTGATCGACCGGGTCCACGGTCCCAGCGATCTCGACGACCTCGCCATCGGCGGTGTCGGAACGGCAGGGACCGGCACCGGCGGAATGGCCACGAAGGTCGACGCCGCCATCATGGTCGCCGATTCGGGCATCCCGGCCGTGCTGACCTCGGCACCGCAGGCCGCCTCGGCGCTGTCGGGAGAGGCCGTGGGCACCTACTTCGCGGTCACTCACAAACGACGCGGCACCCGCCTGCTGTGGCTGCGGCACCTTGCCCGGACGTTCGGAACGGTGACGATCGACAGAGGCGCCGAAACCGCTGTGCTCTCCCGTGGAACCTCACTCCTCGCTGCCGGCGTCACTGCGTGCAGCGGGAACTTCGAAGCAGGTGACCCGGTCGAGATCCGCAATCTCGACGACGCGGTCATCGCGCGCGGAATGACGAACTTCTCCTCGGACGAGCTGCCGCTGATGTTCCGCTCCACGACCGAGGAACTTGGCACCCGTCTGGGAAATGACTACCGTAAAGAGGTCATCCATCGAAACGATCTCGTTCTCACACAGGTGAGCGGGGGGAGATAG
- a CDS encoding glutamate-5-semialdehyde dehydrogenase: protein MTAAAEIHPKTVRGVTRIVRNAKSTSSLLATASTAEKNAALGAIAEALRSNTDRIVKANDADIAAGTENGMSESLLDRLRLDADRIAAIADSVEDVIDLADPVGNVVVGRTLPNGIRLTQNRVPMGVIGAIYEARPNVTVDIAVLALKSGNSSVLRGGSAAQNSNTEIISVLRRAVESAGLPADSISGIDQYGREGAHVLMHARDYVDLLIPRGGADLINMVVQESIVPVIETGVGNVHMFIDSTATVKTAVDLVLNSKTHRPSVCNSLETLLVHEKAAKRVLPKILERLDGAGVIVHADSDVSALAPAGMKVRRVSRRDWAKEYLGLEIAIKLVSGIEEAIDHIRAYSSGHTEVIVTKDLDNADTFVTAIDAAAVGVNVSTRFTDGGELGFGAEVGISTQKLHARGPMGLEQLTTTKWVMMGNGQVRS, encoded by the coding sequence ATGACAGCAGCAGCCGAGATCCACCCGAAGACCGTCCGCGGAGTCACTCGCATCGTGCGCAACGCGAAGTCCACCTCCAGTCTGTTGGCGACGGCCTCGACCGCGGAGAAGAATGCGGCACTCGGGGCCATCGCCGAGGCTCTGCGCAGCAACACCGACCGCATCGTCAAAGCCAATGACGCCGACATCGCCGCCGGCACCGAGAACGGGATGAGCGAGTCTCTGCTCGACCGTCTGCGCCTCGACGCCGATCGCATCGCAGCGATCGCCGATTCCGTCGAGGACGTCATCGACCTCGCCGACCCGGTCGGCAACGTCGTCGTCGGACGCACCCTGCCCAACGGCATCCGACTCACTCAGAACCGTGTGCCGATGGGCGTGATCGGCGCGATCTACGAAGCTCGTCCGAACGTCACCGTCGATATCGCCGTCCTCGCACTCAAATCCGGCAACTCCTCGGTCCTGCGCGGCGGTTCGGCCGCACAGAACTCGAACACGGAGATCATCTCCGTCCTCCGCAGGGCCGTCGAATCGGCGGGCCTGCCGGCCGACTCGATCAGCGGCATCGACCAATACGGACGCGAAGGCGCGCACGTGCTCATGCACGCCCGCGACTACGTCGATCTGCTCATTCCCCGAGGCGGCGCCGACCTCATCAACATGGTCGTGCAGGAATCGATCGTGCCCGTCATCGAAACCGGTGTGGGCAATGTGCACATGTTCATCGACTCGACAGCGACGGTGAAGACCGCCGTCGACCTCGTCCTCAACTCGAAGACGCACCGCCCCAGCGTATGCAACTCGCTGGAGACGCTGCTTGTCCACGAGAAGGCCGCGAAGCGTGTGCTGCCGAAGATCCTCGAACGCCTCGACGGTGCCGGAGTCATCGTCCACGCCGACTCCGATGTCTCAGCACTGGCACCGGCAGGGATGAAGGTCCGACGAGTGTCCAGGCGCGACTGGGCCAAGGAATACCTGGGACTGGAGATCGCCATCAAGCTCGTCTCCGGGATCGAAGAGGCCATCGACCATATCCGCGCCTACAGCTCCGGCCACACCGAGGTGATCGTGACGAAGGACCTCGACAACGCGGACACCTTCGTCACCGCCATCGATGCCGCAGCGGTCGGAGTCAACGTCTCCACACGATTCACCGACGGGGGAGAGCTGGGCTTCGGCGCAGAGGTGGGCATCTCCACGCAGAAGCTGCACGCTCGCGGACCGATGGGGCTCGAGCAGCTGACGACCACGAAGTGGGTGATGATGGGCAACGGTCAGGTCCGTTCCTGA
- the nadD gene encoding nicotinate-nucleotide adenylyltransferase — protein MAEHRRRVGVMGGTFDPVHNGHLVAASEVQATFDLDEVVFVPTGRPYQKDVEEVSSAEHRYLMTVIATASNPRFTVSRADVDRPGPTYTIDTLRDLARSYGPDTELFFITGADALAQILTWKNVDELFSLAHFVGVSRPGHELHGEGLPVDRLSLVQIPALAISSTDCRERVMDGAPVWYLVPDGVVQYIAKYELYRSENG, from the coding sequence ATGGCAGAGCACAGACGCAGAGTCGGTGTCATGGGCGGTACCTTCGACCCCGTCCACAACGGCCACCTCGTCGCGGCAAGTGAGGTTCAGGCGACCTTCGACCTCGACGAGGTGGTATTCGTCCCCACGGGACGGCCGTATCAGAAGGACGTCGAAGAGGTCAGCAGTGCCGAGCACCGGTATCTGATGACCGTCATCGCAACGGCATCGAACCCGCGATTCACCGTCTCTCGAGCCGATGTTGACCGACCGGGACCGACCTACACGATCGATACGCTGCGTGACCTCGCCCGCAGCTACGGTCCGGACACCGAGTTGTTCTTCATCACCGGCGCGGATGCTTTGGCTCAGATCTTGACGTGGAAGAATGTGGATGAGCTGTTTTCCCTGGCCCACTTCGTCGGGGTCAGTCGGCCCGGGCACGAACTTCACGGTGAGGGACTGCCGGTCGATCGGCTGAGTCTCGTGCAGATCCCTGCGCTGGCGATATCGTCCACGGATTGCAGAGAACGGGTGATGGATGGTGCCCCCGTCTGGTACCTCGTACCGGACGGCGTAGTGCAGTACATCGCGAAATACGAGTTGTACAGGAGTGAGAATGGCTGA
- the rsfS gene encoding ribosome silencing factor has product MSETAESTQLLRTAAKAADEKLGTDIIGLDVSSTLYITDAFLIVSADNERQIGAVIDAIEQEVQLVHDRTPLRREGRGGDWVLLDFGEIVVHVFSAEQREYYALERLWKDVPVIDLQLPEPGSNE; this is encoded by the coding sequence GTGAGCGAGACCGCCGAATCCACCCAGCTGCTTCGAACCGCGGCCAAAGCCGCGGATGAGAAGCTCGGAACCGACATCATCGGCCTCGATGTGAGCTCCACGCTCTACATCACCGACGCGTTCCTCATCGTCTCCGCCGACAACGAACGTCAGATCGGTGCGGTCATCGACGCGATCGAACAAGAGGTCCAGCTCGTCCACGACCGCACCCCTCTGCGCCGAGAAGGCCGGGGAGGGGACTGGGTGCTGCTCGACTTCGGAGAGATCGTCGTTCACGTCTTCTCTGCCGAACAGCGCGAATACTATGCTCTCGAGCGGCTGTGGAAGGACGTCCCGGTCATCGATCTGCAGCTGCCGGAACCCGGCTCGAACGAATGA
- a CDS encoding histidine phosphatase family protein, giving the protein MTKTVLFWRHGQTDFNVAGRFQGQSDVPLNDTGRAQAEQAARRLAELGPELIVSSDLSRAAATADSLATLLGLEPVRDRRLRETAFGEWEGSTRAEVAETWPNELAEWASGADIAPPGGESRTESGGRVAGAITDIVQSAEASTIAIVAHGAVLRAAAEILMEMTGTGRLGVLGNCGHGEFEFTGDNWILRSWGAISR; this is encoded by the coding sequence ATGACGAAGACCGTTCTGTTCTGGCGGCACGGGCAGACGGACTTCAACGTCGCCGGCCGATTCCAGGGGCAGTCCGATGTCCCCCTCAACGACACGGGCCGGGCACAGGCCGAACAGGCCGCCCGGCGCCTCGCCGAGCTCGGTCCCGAACTCATCGTCTCCTCCGACCTCTCGCGCGCCGCTGCGACCGCAGACAGCCTGGCCACGCTCCTCGGCCTCGAGCCTGTCCGGGACCGGAGGCTGCGAGAGACCGCCTTCGGTGAGTGGGAGGGCTCCACTCGCGCCGAGGTTGCTGAGACCTGGCCGAACGAACTCGCCGAATGGGCCTCCGGTGCCGATATCGCACCGCCCGGCGGTGAGTCCCGCACCGAATCGGGCGGCCGAGTCGCAGGCGCCATCACCGATATCGTGCAGTCCGCGGAAGCGTCGACGATCGCGATCGTTGCCCATGGTGCGGTGCTGCGCGCTGCGGCCGAGATCCTCATGGAGATGACCGGAACCGGTCGACTCGGCGTTCTCGGGAACTGCGGTCACGGAGAGTTCGAATTCACCGGCGACAACTGGATCCTGCGCAGCTGGGGCGCAATCTCCCGCTGA
- a CDS encoding glycosyltransferase family 4 protein, with protein MSKSTKSLRPCPRLSVFFDARFTRTTHHDGISRYGSCLLSALLRAVEGTEIDVTVIISDQAQLALLPECSWVELNDPTSPAEVAIAGKLNALGADVVFSTMQTMGSFGRRYGLILTIHDLIYYSHPKPPGDLPLPVRLLWRAYHLSFAPQRLLLNRADAVAAVSETTKDLIAAHRLTERPVQVVSNAAEVAATATRAANRHDAKSLIYMGAFLPYKNVESLIRSLEHLPGWTLHIASRIDGRREAQLRALIPGRAKVVFHRGISDEEYARLLDQSTALVTASREEGFGLPVIEAMAQGVPVAVSDIPIFREIAADAAEYFDPEDPESIAEAVTRLTDAERWAELSAAGQRQSQVFDWAKSADSLVELIRDVAAKRTTG; from the coding sequence ATGAGCAAAAGCACAAAGAGCCTTCGCCCCTGCCCGAGGCTGTCGGTCTTCTTCGACGCACGCTTCACCCGCACGACCCATCACGATGGGATCTCCCGGTACGGTTCGTGTCTGCTTTCCGCCCTGCTGCGAGCCGTGGAGGGCACCGAGATCGACGTCACCGTGATCATCAGCGATCAGGCACAGCTGGCGCTGCTTCCCGAATGTTCGTGGGTTGAGCTGAACGATCCCACCTCGCCCGCCGAGGTGGCCATCGCCGGAAAGCTCAATGCGCTGGGAGCCGATGTCGTGTTCTCGACGATGCAGACGATGGGTTCGTTCGGTCGCAGGTACGGGCTCATCCTCACCATCCACGACCTCATCTACTACTCCCATCCGAAGCCGCCCGGCGACCTGCCGCTGCCGGTCCGACTGCTGTGGCGGGCGTATCACCTGAGCTTCGCCCCGCAGCGGCTGCTGCTCAACCGCGCCGATGCCGTCGCGGCTGTGTCCGAGACGACGAAGGACCTCATCGCCGCCCACCGTCTGACGGAACGTCCGGTGCAGGTGGTGTCCAACGCCGCCGAGGTGGCCGCCACCGCCACGCGGGCGGCGAACCGGCACGATGCGAAGTCCCTCATCTACATGGGTGCGTTCCTGCCGTACAAGAACGTCGAGTCCCTGATCCGATCTCTCGAGCATCTGCCGGGGTGGACCCTGCACATCGCCAGCCGCATCGATGGTCGGCGGGAAGCGCAGCTGCGTGCCCTCATCCCGGGCCGGGCCAAGGTCGTCTTCCACCGTGGAATCAGCGATGAGGAGTACGCCCGACTGCTGGACCAGTCGACGGCCCTGGTCACCGCCTCGCGCGAGGAAGGCTTCGGTCTGCCCGTCATCGAAGCGATGGCGCAGGGAGTGCCTGTGGCTGTTTCGGATATTCCGATCTTCCGGGAGATCGCTGCCGACGCGGCCGAGTACTTCGACCCGGAGGATCCGGAGTCGATCGCCGAGGCGGTCACCCGACTCACGGATGCCGAGAGGTGGGCGGAGCTGTCCGCAGCCGGTCAGCGTCAGTCCCAGGTCTTCGATTGGGCGAAGTCGGCCGACTCGCTCGTCGAACTCATCAGAGACGTTGCTGCGAAGCGGACGACAGGGTAG